A window from Hymenobacter volaticus encodes these proteins:
- a CDS encoding acyl transferase, whose translation MSFREEHLRQLPHLTFSDVSAVALRLFRYQAEHCPPYRAYLNALGCKPTKVERITDIPFLPIEFFKTHDVRTDPEVWEPQELFLSSGTTMQQRSQHRVRDPQLYRRNAASIFERYYGPISSWTFLALLPSYLEQGHSSLVAMVDYFAKESGQTQPAFFLHDHAALLQALREVKQDDSRRVMLFGVSYALLDLAAEMGLAPELQNLTVLETGGMKGRRREMIREELHHELQQAFGPAGIHSEYGMTELLSQAYSLGDGRFHAPPQLRVLLREPADPFSVSETRPDGAINVIDLANVDSCAFIETKDLARMHADGSFEVLGRLDNSDVRGCNQMV comes from the coding sequence ATGAGTTTCCGCGAAGAGCATTTGCGCCAGCTGCCCCACTTAACCTTCTCCGATGTATCGGCGGTGGCGTTGCGGCTGTTTCGCTACCAGGCGGAGCACTGTCCGCCTTATAGAGCCTACTTAAACGCGTTAGGTTGCAAGCCAACTAAAGTTGAGCGAATCACCGACATTCCCTTCTTGCCTATCGAGTTCTTTAAAACGCACGATGTGCGCACAGACCCTGAGGTTTGGGAGCCACAGGAGCTATTTTTAAGTAGTGGCACCACCATGCAGCAGCGGAGCCAGCACCGCGTCCGCGACCCGCAACTCTACCGCCGTAATGCCGCCAGTATTTTCGAGCGGTACTACGGACCGATTAGTAGCTGGACATTTTTGGCACTGCTGCCGTCTTATTTAGAGCAAGGACATTCTTCTTTGGTGGCCATGGTGGATTACTTCGCCAAGGAATCCGGCCAGACGCAGCCTGCTTTTTTTCTGCATGATCATGCGGCTTTGCTACAAGCCCTGCGCGAGGTGAAGCAAGATGATAGTCGCCGCGTGATGCTTTTCGGTGTGAGCTATGCCTTGCTAGACTTGGCTGCCGAAATGGGGCTTGCGCCAGAGCTACAGAACCTGACTGTACTCGAAACCGGGGGCATGAAAGGCCGTCGGCGCGAAATGATTCGGGAAGAGCTGCACCACGAACTCCAGCAAGCCTTTGGTCCAGCGGGTATTCACTCAGAATACGGCATGACGGAGCTATTAAGCCAAGCCTACAGTCTCGGTGACGGCCGCTTTCATGCTCCTCCACAGTTACGGGTGCTACTCCGCGAACCAGCCGACCCATTTTCCGTTTCCGAAACCCGTCCCGACGGCGCCATCAACGTCATCGACCTAGCCAACGTGGATAGCTGTGCTTTCATCGAAACCAAGGACCTGGCCCGCATGCATGCTGATGGCTCCTTTGAAGTATTGGGCCGCCTGGATAACTCCGACGTGCGCGGATGCAATCAGATGGTATAA
- a CDS encoding sigma-54-dependent transcriptional regulator, with translation MPRILIIDDEKAIRNTLKEILEYESYQVDQAEDGPSGLDMLIRDKYDVVLCDIKMPKMDGIEVLERARIVAPDTAFIMVSAHGNVEMAVDATKKGAYDFLQKPPDLNRLLVTVRNALDRTKLVAETKTLKKKVAKNSEMVGSSAALGAVRKAIEKVAPTDARVLITGPNGAGKEMVARQLHEQSNRSSGPLIEVNCAAIPSELIESELFGHEKGSFTSAVKQRIGKFEQADGGTLFLDEIGDMSLSAQAKVLRALQENKITRVGGEKEISVNVRVLAATNKNLLQEIADRNFREDLYHRLSVILIQVPSLNDRREDIPDLIQKFLQDIANDYGNKPKKIDAVALKYLQGLDWRGNIRELRNVVERLVIMSDDTISEADAKAFAGK, from the coding sequence ATGCCCCGCATTCTCATTATTGACGACGAAAAAGCCATCCGCAACACGCTGAAGGAGATTTTAGAATACGAAAGCTACCAAGTAGACCAGGCGGAGGACGGGCCCTCTGGCCTTGATATGCTAATCCGTGACAAATACGATGTAGTACTCTGCGACATCAAAATGCCCAAGATGGATGGCATTGAAGTGCTGGAGCGGGCCCGTATTGTAGCACCCGACACTGCCTTTATTATGGTTTCGGCCCACGGCAATGTGGAAATGGCCGTTGATGCCACCAAAAAAGGAGCCTACGACTTCCTACAGAAACCACCAGACCTCAACCGCCTGCTCGTAACGGTCCGCAACGCCTTGGACCGCACCAAACTGGTGGCTGAAACCAAGACGCTCAAGAAGAAGGTTGCCAAGAATTCCGAGATGGTCGGCTCTTCGGCCGCCCTCGGCGCCGTGCGCAAGGCCATCGAGAAAGTAGCCCCTACCGATGCCCGCGTATTGATTACAGGACCCAACGGCGCCGGCAAGGAGATGGTAGCGCGCCAACTGCACGAGCAAAGCAACCGCTCCAGCGGGCCACTCATCGAGGTGAACTGCGCTGCTATTCCATCGGAGTTGATTGAGAGCGAGCTATTCGGACACGAAAAAGGCTCTTTCACGTCGGCCGTGAAGCAGCGTATCGGCAAGTTCGAGCAGGCCGATGGTGGCACGCTCTTCCTCGACGAAATCGGCGACATGAGCCTTTCCGCTCAGGCCAAGGTGTTGCGGGCGCTTCAGGAAAACAAAATCACCCGGGTTGGGGGCGAAAAGGAAATATCGGTGAACGTGCGCGTGCTAGCCGCCACCAACAAAAACTTACTTCAGGAAATAGCCGACCGCAACTTCCGCGAAGACCTCTACCACCGACTCTCTGTTATCCTGATTCAAGTCCCGTCCCTCAACGACCGGCGCGAAGACATTCCCGACCTGATCCAGAAGTTTCTACAGGACATTGCCAACGACTACGGCAACAAGCCCAAGAAAATAGACGCTGTGGCCCTCAAATACCTGCAAGGCCTTGATTGGCGCGGCAATATCCGGGAGCTTCGCAACGTAGTAGAACGCCTCGTTATCATGAGCGACGACACTATCTCTGAAGCTGACGCAAAAGCTTTTGCCGGTAAGTAG
- a CDS encoding PQQ-dependent sugar dehydrogenase produces MKQLLTRYLLLPSALVGSLALYALTSKVGPPVPDADNAGLKLPAGFGALKVVETGARTRHLTITPQGNIYVKLNRPDKTGKSILMLRETSGGKAEVAGGFGSYGGTGIAVKNGYLYASSDQDVYRYKLDAKGEVTNPEQPEKIITGLINRKQHESKSVALDNNGNIYVNVGAYSNSCQIKDRQKGSLGQQNCPILDSAGGVWQFRADKLNQTYGDGTRYATGLRNVVGLDWNAQANQLFVMQHGRDQLHDIFPEMYDVKQSALLPAECMYALKKGDNAGWPYMYYDGLQRKKMMAPEYGGDGKKEATGNFIDPAAAFPAHMAPNALLFYTGTMFPEKYRNGAFIAFHGSWNRAPEPQAGYYVVFQPFKNGKPSGEWEVFADNFAGSPEKVTSGRADHKPCGLAQGPDGSLYVSDDKMGTIYRIVYAKK; encoded by the coding sequence ATGAAACAACTTTTGACCCGCTACCTGCTACTGCCCTCGGCTTTGGTTGGCAGTTTGGCCCTCTACGCCTTAACCAGCAAAGTAGGGCCGCCCGTACCCGACGCCGACAACGCGGGCCTAAAACTGCCGGCCGGCTTTGGGGCCTTGAAAGTGGTGGAAACCGGGGCTCGTACCCGACACCTGACCATCACGCCCCAAGGCAACATCTACGTCAAGCTCAACCGGCCCGACAAGACTGGCAAAAGCATCTTGATGCTGCGCGAAACCAGTGGAGGCAAGGCGGAAGTTGCTGGCGGTTTCGGTAGCTATGGCGGCACCGGCATTGCCGTCAAGAATGGCTACTTGTATGCGTCCTCCGACCAAGATGTGTACCGCTACAAGCTCGACGCCAAGGGCGAGGTAACCAACCCCGAGCAGCCCGAGAAAATCATCACTGGCCTCATCAACCGGAAGCAGCACGAAAGCAAATCGGTGGCGCTCGACAACAACGGCAATATCTACGTCAATGTTGGGGCCTATTCCAACTCCTGCCAGATCAAGGACCGTCAGAAAGGCTCACTTGGCCAACAGAATTGCCCAATCCTAGACTCAGCCGGAGGAGTTTGGCAGTTCCGTGCCGACAAGCTCAACCAAACTTACGGTGATGGTACCCGCTACGCCACCGGCCTGCGCAACGTGGTAGGCCTGGATTGGAACGCACAGGCCAACCAACTCTTCGTGATGCAGCACGGCCGCGACCAACTTCACGACATTTTCCCGGAAATGTACGACGTTAAGCAATCTGCATTACTGCCAGCGGAATGCATGTACGCCCTCAAAAAAGGAGACAACGCCGGCTGGCCCTACATGTACTACGACGGGCTACAGCGCAAAAAAATGATGGCCCCCGAATACGGCGGCGACGGCAAGAAAGAAGCTACTGGCAACTTCATTGACCCAGCAGCCGCTTTCCCGGCGCATATGGCTCCCAATGCGTTGCTGTTTTACACGGGTACAATGTTCCCAGAGAAGTATCGCAACGGCGCGTTCATTGCGTTTCACGGGTCTTGGAACCGGGCTCCCGAGCCACAGGCAGGCTACTACGTAGTTTTCCAGCCCTTCAAGAACGGCAAGCCGTCTGGCGAGTGGGAAGTATTCGCGGATAACTTTGCGGGCTCTCCCGAAAAGGTGACTTCCGGTCGCGCCGACCACAAACCCTGCGGCTTGGCCCAGGGCCCCGATGGCTCACTTTACGTCTCCGACGATAAGATGGGCACGATTTACCGCATTGTATACGCCAAGAAATAA
- a CDS encoding c-type cytochrome gives MKNIVALIGLTLCGLSASAQKKPAPKPKTTPAAAVASPAVIAEGKAIYTETCLSCHQADGAGSMA, from the coding sequence ATGAAGAATATAGTTGCCCTTATCGGGCTAACCTTGTGCGGGTTGTCAGCTTCGGCCCAAAAGAAGCCGGCTCCCAAACCCAAAACAACTCCTGCAGCGGCCGTTGCTTCACCAGCGGTTATTGCCGAAGGAAAAGCAATCTACACCGAAACTTGCCTGAGCTGTCACCAAGCCGATGGGGCGGGGTCGATGGCTTGA
- a CDS encoding c-type cytochrome — MPELSPSRWGGVDGLNPPLIKTSYVLGEKPRIVKVVLNGLQGEDIDGEPYNNAMPSYDFLTDQQIASVLTYVRNSFGNKAAPISAAEVKAIRAANKK, encoded by the coding sequence TTGCCTGAGCTGTCACCAAGCCGATGGGGCGGGGTCGATGGCTTGAACCCACCACTCATTAAGACCAGCTACGTACTCGGCGAAAAACCCCGCATTGTGAAAGTGGTCCTCAACGGCTTGCAGGGCGAGGACATCGATGGGGAGCCGTACAACAACGCCATGCCCTCCTACGATTTTCTAACCGATCAGCAAATAGCGTCTGTGCTCACGTATGTGCGCAATAGCTTCGGCAACAAGGCTGCGCCTATTAGTGCAGCAGAAGTGAAAGCCATCAGGGCGGCAAACAAGAAGTAA
- the rnhA gene encoding ribonuclease HI, which translates to MIYLFTDGSSRGNPGPGGYGAILRFGQHEKELTEGFRLTTNNRMELLAVIKGLEAINRPELPITVVTDSKYVVDAVEKRWVFGWEKKADFGKKANEDLWRRFLKVYAQRKVSFKWVRGHNGHPENERCDQLAVWSATQGKLLVDDGYELIEARRG; encoded by the coding sequence TTGATTTACTTATTCACCGATGGTTCCTCGAGGGGCAACCCTGGTCCGGGCGGCTATGGCGCCATCTTGCGTTTCGGTCAACACGAGAAGGAACTGACCGAAGGCTTCCGGCTCACAACCAACAACCGGATGGAACTGCTGGCCGTCATCAAGGGCCTCGAAGCCATCAACCGGCCCGAACTGCCCATCACCGTCGTGACGGACTCGAAGTACGTGGTAGATGCAGTGGAAAAGCGGTGGGTGTTTGGTTGGGAAAAGAAGGCCGACTTCGGCAAGAAAGCCAACGAAGACCTGTGGCGGCGCTTCCTGAAAGTGTACGCCCAACGCAAAGTGTCATTCAAGTGGGTACGCGGCCACAACGGCCACCCCGAAAACGAGCGTTGCGACCAGCTAGCCGTATGGAGCGCTACCCAAGGCAAGCTGCTGGTTGACGACGGCTACGAACTAATTGAAGCCCGGCGAGGCTAA
- a CDS encoding MarC family protein has translation MFSLKEIFSVTLTLFAVIDVLGSIPIIIQIRQREGKIHSEKATLVAGILMVVFLFLGQSILSLFGVDYQSFALAGAIIIFLIGMEMILGIQLFRHDPLATTGSIVPLAFPIIVGAGTMTTLLSLRAAYSLPNVLVGIALNLVFVYLVLKSSAWIERKLGKAGEDILRRVFGVILLAIAIKLFKSNF, from the coding sequence ATGTTTAGCCTCAAGGAAATTTTCTCGGTTACACTTACCCTTTTCGCCGTGATTGATGTGCTGGGCTCTATTCCCATCATCATTCAGATCCGGCAGCGCGAGGGAAAGATCCACTCGGAAAAAGCCACCTTGGTAGCGGGCATCTTGATGGTGGTGTTTCTGTTCCTGGGGCAGAGCATCTTGTCTTTATTTGGCGTTGACTATCAATCTTTTGCGTTAGCAGGCGCTATCATCATCTTCCTCATCGGGATGGAAATGATACTGGGTATTCAGCTGTTTCGACACGATCCGCTGGCGACTACAGGCTCTATTGTGCCGCTGGCGTTTCCCATCATCGTGGGGGCTGGCACCATGACTACGCTGCTCTCCTTGCGCGCCGCTTACTCCCTGCCCAATGTGCTCGTCGGTATCGCCCTAAATCTCGTATTTGTGTACCTCGTGCTCAAGAGCAGCGCCTGGATTGAACGCAAGCTGGGCAAAGCCGGCGAAGACATTCTGCGCCGCGTATTCGGCGTCATACTCTTGGCTATTGCCATTAAGCTGTTTAAGTCAAACTTTTAG
- a CDS encoding aminotransferase class V-fold PLP-dependent enzyme, protein MYTFNPGPSQVYPQVRQYLQDAFDEGWLSAPHRGERFTGLMRQTVAELKNKLNVPQDYTVFFMNSATECWEVLTQSLTPRKSFHLYSGAFGEKWYDYAKALRPATIGIPFGPDELPDVTTLPLPDQEIDLVCITQNETSNATQLRDGFILNLYNRLGNSLLAVDATSSLGGIQMKYIKADIWYASVQKCFGLPAGLSLMLLSPRAVDRFRQINERSHYNSLTAQYEKMLNYQTTHTPNVLGIYLLSRVLQDREPIKTVHQHLQERATKLYDYFEQATQLSPLSPTPRPAPPPLWACKARPPSSTT, encoded by the coding sequence ATGTATACATTCAATCCCGGCCCGTCGCAGGTGTACCCGCAGGTACGCCAGTATCTTCAGGATGCTTTCGATGAGGGTTGGTTGTCGGCTCCGCACCGGGGCGAGCGGTTCACGGGTCTGATGCGCCAGACGGTGGCCGAGCTAAAAAACAAGCTCAACGTTCCTCAGGACTACACGGTGTTTTTCATGAACTCCGCTACTGAGTGCTGGGAAGTACTAACGCAAAGCCTGACGCCCCGCAAGAGTTTCCACCTCTACAGTGGCGCTTTCGGTGAGAAATGGTATGACTACGCCAAAGCCCTACGGCCCGCCACCATCGGCATTCCCTTTGGCCCCGACGAGCTACCCGACGTAACAACCCTGCCCCTCCCCGACCAGGAAATCGACTTGGTGTGCATCACCCAAAACGAAACCAGCAACGCCACTCAACTGCGCGACGGGTTCATTCTGAATCTCTATAACCGTCTGGGCAACTCGCTATTGGCGGTAGATGCTACCTCTTCGCTGGGCGGGATTCAGATGAAGTACATCAAGGCCGATATTTGGTATGCCTCGGTGCAGAAGTGTTTTGGGTTGCCAGCAGGTCTGTCGCTGATGCTTTTGTCGCCGCGGGCCGTCGACCGGTTTCGGCAGATCAATGAGCGTAGCCACTACAACTCGCTCACGGCGCAGTACGAGAAGATGCTCAACTACCAGACCACGCACACGCCCAACGTGTTAGGCATCTACCTGCTGAGCCGCGTATTGCAAGATCGTGAGCCGATCAAGACGGTACACCAGCACCTGCAAGAGCGCGCTACCAAGCTCTACGACTACTTCGAGCAGGCCACGCAACTCTCACCCTTATCTCCAACCCCGAGACCCGCTCCACCACCGTTGTGGGCTTGCAAGGCCCGCCCTCCCTCATCGACGACGTGA
- the aroQ gene encoding type II 3-dehydroquinate dehydratase has translation MHILILNGPNLNLLGRREPGIYGTRSFDDYLPELRNAFPELTIEYFQSNHEGAILDKLHEVGYTYHGIVLNAGGYTHTSVAIADAIAGINAPVIEVHLSNLHAREEFRQKSLLGKHCVGSISGFKLESYRLAVQYFDSLRPKRVGFKVSKGE, from the coding sequence ATGCACATTCTCATCCTCAACGGCCCCAACCTTAACCTACTAGGCCGGCGCGAGCCGGGCATCTACGGCACCCGCTCTTTCGACGACTATCTGCCCGAACTCCGCAATGCCTTTCCGGAACTGACAATCGAGTATTTCCAAAGCAACCACGAGGGGGCAATACTAGACAAACTGCACGAGGTGGGCTATACCTACCACGGCATTGTGCTCAACGCCGGTGGCTACACCCACACCAGCGTAGCCATTGCCGATGCTATTGCCGGTATCAATGCGCCCGTGATAGAAGTTCACTTGAGCAACCTGCACGCTCGAGAGGAATTTCGGCAGAAGAGCTTGCTCGGCAAGCATTGCGTAGGCAGCATCAGCGGCTTCAAACTGGAAAGCTACCGTCTCGCTGTGCAGTACTTCGACAGCCTCCGCCCGAAACGTGTGGGATTCAAAGTATCAAAGGGAGAGTAG